The sequence AATTTCTCCTGTGTTGGCATCAACTAAAATATTCCAAGTGTTTTGAGATTTTGGTTCACGCAGATAAAACTGATAAACCAATTTTAAATTATTATCAACATCTACGAACGTCAGACTTTGCTTTGCGAAATTTCTATGTGCCGGTTCAGGTTCAGAATTTTCAATAATTTGAAATTTTGCCACATCTTTTTTATCTAAAATTGCCGCAATTCTTTCAAGTGCTTTTTCTTTATTTAAAGTTGCAATATTTGATGTTGAAGTATTGTAATTTTTTAAAAATGAATCTGAAAAATAGGCAACTTTATCGTTTTTAATTAAAACTGTTCCTACAGCATTGTAAACGGGTAAGCCTTTAAATTTTTGGTGAAATTTTACAATTTCTCCGTTTAAAGATTGAGATTGATCTACATTATCGATTTCAAAATCTATTAAATCTGATTTTTTAAAATCTTTAATTTGATTTGTAAGAATATAATCTGTAATCAACCTTTTCTGTTGTTGAGAGAAGACAAAAAAAGGAATTAAAATAAAGAGCACCAAAAGAATTTGAATGCTTTTTGTATTTATATTGTGAGTAAAATTACAATCCATGATTTTAGTTGTTAATACTTTATAAAAATATGAACATTTTACGAAATCATAACTAAAATATTCATGGAACAAATAGCAAAAACGAAAAAGACTATCCCGAAAGTGAGATAGTCTAAATATTATTGAATTTTAAAATTTCAATTTATTTATTGATGATAACTTTTGAAGTAGTATCAATTCCTAAGCCTTTTACTTTTACAATATAAGTTCCTTTGATTAATTTATCTGTAGGAATTGCTTTTTTAGCATCGGGCGAAATTTTACTTTCTGTAGATACTAACTTTCCTGACATATCGAAGATCTCAACATTTACTTTACCCAAAGTATTTTTTGGGAAGTTGATAAAGAATTCGTTTTTTGCAGGGTTTGGATAAATTGAGATTGTATTGTCTTTAACTGATGTTACCTCATCTGTTCCTAATACACAATCAGCAGGAAGTGAAAAGTTTTCTTCCTGGTCATTAATATTATTTTTCAATCCAGCAGAAGCATTCAAACCTAAACCTCTTTTTGCAAATGCTCTCCAAATCATACATCTGTCTGCCCCTTGAGTGGTGGCTAACTCTGCAGCCAAAATAGCATCTCTGCCTTCAACAAATGATGGGTTACAAATCTGTAGTTTTAGTGCATCTGTTACCAATTGTAAAACTCTTGAACTTCCGTTCGTTGTATTAGAAGCTACATTAGATGCATAACCATATTTTGCAACATAATCCCAATGAAGATCCCAAAGCATTGTAGCCCATACAAACCCAATTGAGTGCACATCAGGTACTATTGCAGTACCATTATTATATTCCATTCCATTGGTATCACCATATGTATAATTATTTACGGCAAAATTGTTTGAATATTTTGCAGGTCTAAGACCTCCGCCTGTTGTTGCTTGACCAATAGGATAAGTTCCCATACCTCTTGCTACAGAAGCATTATCACCTGGTTTATTTGTTAACATCAAAGCAAAAAAGTCTGACCATCCTTCACCCATTTGTTCTTTATCCGCAGATGAATTTAAACAATTATATCCTGTTCCGGTTAATCTATTTGAAATTCCATGACCATATTCGTGAGTTACGATACCATTATCAAAACTTCCATCATATTTCGTATCCACTCTTAAGTCTACATTGACAGGAATATTTGCAGTAAGCTTTGTTTTAATAAATTCCCCTTCAGCATTGGTTATTAATATTGAAGGTATAGTGATTGTGTTATCTGTACCTCCCATTAATCCAATGGTAGATCCATTTGCAGTATTATTATAAATGATTACCCCTACAGCTCCTGCATTCTGTGCATTTTTAACCTTAAAAGCAAAATTACATGCGGTTCCTCCACCTCTTTCAATCAATCCTATCTTCCCTGTCATTTCACCTGCTGGTAAAGCCGTACATCCATCTATTACTGTGGCTAATTTAACATCACCTGTAGCCCCAACATCATTTAAAGTAGGTCCAAATTGTGCCAAACCTGCATTAACTACTCGAGATACCGCATCAGATGGTGCCCTATAGAACATTTTACGATTTGATGCCAACCATAAATACATTTGCATGACTGGATTATATTCATCTGGGGGACTAGCAAAATTTGCATTATTAAAACCACTCCCATCTTGCGACTGGGCAAAAACCTCATCATCATTAAGCCCACCATTGCCAAAATTATTGCTTTGGAAATTTCTGGCAGATTCTGTAAATCCGAATTTATAAAAAATATCATGCACCATATTACTTATGTAAAATAAGTTTGTAGTTGCAGCTGATAGATTATTATATGTTAAAGCGGTGGAGCTGTAAGGAAAATCAAAATTTCTTGCTACACCACCATCTGGCGATGTTCCGTATGTGCTTTCATTGCCGTCTTTATCATCATAAGCATATACATTATTTCCTCTTGTACTTGTATAATGTGTTACTCCATTAGAATGCCACCCTTCAGGTGATGACGCAAGAATCCATGGATTACTTATAATAGATCTGACACCGAAAGTTGGTGCTTCTATGGGTAGTGCAAAAACGTTATAGGAAGCATTATCAGGTAACAAAAAGGGAGTGAAACCCTTGTTATTATCAATAACTTCAAATTGTGGCAACGAGACCATTATATTTTCACCATGCGCATAAGCTTCATCATGAAAATTACATGAAAGATTTAAATTAAGTTTGTTTAAGATTTCCCCGGTATTAGCATCTACTAAAATATTCCAGTGATTGATTGTTTTAGGCTCATTGAAAAAATATTCATAAGCTAATCTTAGATTTTTATTTTCATCAGCTGCATATACAAGACGTTGCTTTGCCGCTGTCATTTTATTAGCACCATTTTCAAAGAATGCTATTATCTGTAAATTTGAAATAGCATCATTTCCTAAATCTGCAGCAATCTTCTGTAATGCAGTTTCTTTTGTAATTCCAATATTATTTGACGAAACAGCAGTATAATCCTTTATAAAATTATCAGAATAATAGGTAACCTTATTATCCTTAATTAAGACAGTTCCAGCTGAAGCATAAATTGGAAATCCTTTATATGTCTGTTGCGTCTTTACTATTTCACCATTTAATGATTTTGAAGAATCTACATTTTCAATAATAAACTGGTTTAAATCCGATTTTTTATAATCTCTTAATTTATTTTGAGAAATATAGTTTTTAATTAAAGTTTCATTTGATTGAGCAAATGATTTTGAAGATATGATTGCAAAAACTGCAATCACAAGAGGTAGAATTACTTTTTTCATTTTCACTTTTAAAGGCGCAAATGTACAATTATAAAAACAACAAAAAGCAAGTATTTTTGAATTATTCATAAAATTAATTAAAAAGATAATTTCGAAAGATTTTATCTAAATAGTAAACAAAAAAGCCACTCTTACGAGTGGCTTCATATTTATAAAAATGATTTAAGATTATTTACCTCCTTCCATTTTTCTTTTCAATTCAGCTAATACATCAATATCACCTAAAGTTGATCTTTCTTCGTTGTTAGAAGAAGAAGATGAAGTGTTACTGTTGTTATTAGATCTGTTGTTAGAT comes from Chryseobacterium sp. 3008163 and encodes:
- a CDS encoding T9SS-dependent M36 family metallopeptidase gives rise to the protein MKKVILPLVIAVFAIISSKSFAQSNETLIKNYISQNKLRDYKKSDLNQFIIENVDSSKSLNGEIVKTQQTYKGFPIYASAGTVLIKDNKVTYYSDNFIKDYTAVSSNNIGITKETALQKIAADLGNDAISNLQIIAFFENGANKMTAAKQRLVYAADENKNLRLAYEYFFNEPKTINHWNILVDANTGEILNKLNLNLSCNFHDEAYAHGENIMVSLPQFEVIDNNKGFTPFLLPDNASYNVFALPIEAPTFGVRSIISNPWILASSPEGWHSNGVTHYTSTRGNNVYAYDDKDGNESTYGTSPDGGVARNFDFPYSSTALTYNNLSAATTNLFYISNMVHDIFYKFGFTESARNFQSNNFGNGGLNDDEVFAQSQDGSGFNNANFASPPDEYNPVMQMYLWLASNRKMFYRAPSDAVSRVVNAGLAQFGPTLNDVGATGDVKLATVIDGCTALPAGEMTGKIGLIERGGGTACNFAFKVKNAQNAGAVGVIIYNNTANGSTIGLMGGTDNTITIPSILITNAEGEFIKTKLTANIPVNVDLRVDTKYDGSFDNGIVTHEYGHGISNRLTGTGYNCLNSSADKEQMGEGWSDFFALMLTNKPGDNASVARGMGTYPIGQATTGGGLRPAKYSNNFAVNNYTYGDTNGMEYNNGTAIVPDVHSIGFVWATMLWDLHWDYVAKYGYASNVASNTTNGSSRVLQLVTDALKLQICNPSFVEGRDAILAAELATTQGADRCMIWRAFAKRGLGLNASAGLKNNINDQEENFSLPADCVLGTDEVTSVKDNTISIYPNPAKNEFFINFPKNTLGKVNVEIFDMSGKLVSTESKISPDAKKAIPTDKLIKGTYIVKVKGLGIDTTSKVIINK